In a genomic window of Sulfurimonas denitrificans DSM 1251:
- a CDS encoding WD40 repeat domain-containing protein: MVPTKKSSFEEAIIYLQMLDSKTLLSVDAFTTIRGLNITTLGVEDEHRMSILHQRYSTKILSLSSDGFYLAYITQDAKESKLYDLKNKKTLASIDRHQGNVSCVSIDPKDRYMFSCGDDGGIFGVDIKTAELSLTLPRHLDIVNDIAFSSDGNLVATASYDRNISIFNLVMKSPKAKLKVHPAPVLKVEFIDNNRLFSFDKNNNAYISDINTLRVITKFSEVHDDITQIVIGYKNNFIFFGTKLGYILVYDLNTYGLISRRYIKLEHSITALCFNEETNELIIAAENGELLFYNIFDDEESFSKIIRDKKYDLMLLHVDKNPILKYTKAYIAFEALWKKTLKGAKEFLERNDKVGAAKLFELFNTIPSKRAFAQKFIQEYSEYDKFLMLIKHNKLALAYSLANAHPIYKESKAYKNMEMEWEKTLALAKKYLLDSKLSYKAQEILMPYRGISEKTAPIQELVLNMRVYTRFKASIIQKEFKVSFELIKQNPFLKNYSEYNALIQYSDSLYIRAQMLLNSGDTHGAIKIFRILLDFDDFKNEVKDIILDLESRHRFFNAIEAENLPLAYNILDISPSLKDTEDGVKLQQQWDNDFAQAEIYAKEGNVENIRKILALYMKTRSKNGYIAEIFSTLHLTQIKNAINEKIDQKILENGLKNYLLYYGITEPIKELFILFQAEYPESKLNIDSQVYGVMSRWRPSMAVDAIL, from the coding sequence ATGGTACCTACTAAAAAAAGCAGTTTTGAAGAAGCAATAATATATTTACAAATGCTAGATTCAAAAACTCTTCTTAGTGTAGATGCTTTTACTACAATAAGAGGCTTGAATATAACAACTCTAGGTGTTGAAGATGAGCATAGAATGTCTATCTTACATCAAAGATACTCCACAAAAATTCTCTCATTAAGCTCAGATGGCTTCTATTTAGCTTATATTACCCAAGATGCAAAAGAGTCAAAACTTTATGATTTAAAAAATAAAAAAACTCTAGCATCTATAGATAGACATCAAGGTAATGTCTCATGTGTTAGTATTGATCCCAAAGATAGATACATGTTCTCTTGTGGTGATGATGGGGGCATATTTGGAGTAGATATTAAAACCGCAGAGTTATCGCTTACCCTTCCAAGGCACTTAGACATAGTCAATGATATAGCATTTAGTAGCGATGGCAATTTAGTAGCAACTGCTAGTTATGATAGAAATATATCTATCTTTAATTTAGTTATGAAGTCACCAAAGGCGAAGTTAAAAGTTCATCCAGCTCCTGTTCTTAAAGTAGAGTTTATAGATAATAACAGACTCTTTAGCTTTGATAAAAATAATAATGCTTATATATCTGATATAAACACGCTAAGAGTTATCACTAAATTCTCAGAAGTACATGATGATATTACTCAAATCGTAATTGGCTATAAAAATAATTTCATCTTTTTTGGTACAAAGCTTGGTTATATTTTAGTATATGATTTGAATACGTATGGGCTTATCTCAAGAAGATACATAAAGCTAGAACACTCTATAACAGCACTCTGTTTTAATGAGGAGACAAATGAGTTAATCATAGCGGCAGAAAATGGAGAGCTTCTTTTTTACAATATCTTTGATGATGAAGAGAGTTTTAGTAAAATTATCAGAGATAAAAAATATGACCTTATGCTCTTACATGTAGATAAAAATCCTATATTAAAATATACAAAAGCTTACATCGCCTTTGAAGCTTTATGGAAAAAAACACTAAAGGGTGCCAAAGAATTTCTTGAGAGAAATGACAAAGTAGGTGCAGCAAAGTTATTTGAACTATTTAATACAATACCTTCAAAGCGAGCATTTGCTCAAAAATTTATTCAAGAGTACTCAGAGTATGATAAATTTTTAATGCTTATAAAGCATAATAAACTCGCCCTTGCATATAGTTTGGCAAATGCACATCCTATCTACAAAGAGTCAAAAGCCTATAAAAACATGGAGATGGAGTGGGAGAAAACATTGGCACTAGCAAAAAAATATCTACTTGATTCAAAATTAAGTTACAAAGCGCAAGAGATATTAATGCCATATAGAGGAATAAGTGAAAAAACAGCGCCTATTCAAGAGTTAGTTTTAAATATGAGAGTCTATACAAGATTTAAAGCTTCAATTATTCAAAAAGAGTTTAAAGTATCTTTTGAACTTATAAAACAAAACCCGTTTTTAAAAAATTATTCGGAGTATAACGCATTGATTCAATACTCTGATTCGCTATATATCAGAGCACAAATGCTTCTCAATAGCGGTGATACGCATGGAGCTATAAAAATATTTCGTATTTTACTAGATTTTGATGATTTTAAAAATGAGGTAAAAGATATCATACTTGATTTAGAGAGCAGACATAGGTTTTTTAATGCCATTGAGGCAGAAAATTTACCCTTAGCTTATAATATTTTAGATATATCTCCCTCACTTAAAGATACAGAAGATGGAGTAAAACTCCAACAACAGTGGGATAATGACTTTGCTCAGGCAGAAATATATGCAAAAGAGGGTAATGTAGAAAATATTAGAAAAATTTTGGCTCTATATATGAAAACAAGAAGTAAAAATGGTTATATAGCAGAGATTTTCTCTACTTTGCATTTGACACAAATTAAAAATGCAATAAATGAAAAAATAGATCAAAAAATACTAGAAAATGGATTAAAAAATTATCTATTATATTACGGAATAACAGAGCCGATAAAAGAGCTTTTTATACTATTTCAAGCAGAGTATCCAGAGTCAAAACTAAACATAGATTCGCAAGTGTATGGCGTTATGAGTAGATGGAGACCATCTATGGCTGTTGATGCGATTTTGTGA
- the ilvA gene encoding threonine ammonia-lyase, producing the protein MFDVKKIYEARERIKGVVVDTPLSYAPHLSKESGCEVYLKKENLQVTGAFKIRGAYNKIATLSDAQRECGVIAASAGNHAQGVALSASIFEIKAVIVMPEATPLTKVNGVRNYGAEVILHGANYDEAYAHALEYAKKNSLTFVHPFEDEEVIAGQGTVALDILDKCQDLDAVVIPAGGGGLISGMACAIKSVNPNIEVIAVSAKGAPALKNSYDLKSPIDSLSVRTIADGIAVRDTSAITLAYMLESVDRYISVDDEEIASAILFLLEKQKLVVEGAGAVGVAALLHDRLSHLKGKKVAIVLSGGNMDVTLLSVIIEKGLLKSGRKMKLTVTLVDKPGSLMRFTQILQELNANIVHIAYDRTSISLDYGDANVMVHVETKGEEHQQQIYRVLREENYIRD; encoded by the coding sequence TTGTTTGATGTAAAAAAAATCTATGAAGCAAGAGAGCGTATTAAAGGCGTTGTTGTTGATACTCCGCTCTCTTATGCACCGCATCTTAGTAAAGAGAGCGGATGTGAAGTCTATCTCAAAAAAGAGAATCTTCAAGTCACTGGTGCCTTTAAAATTAGAGGTGCATACAACAAGATAGCAACTCTAAGTGACGCTCAAAGAGAGTGTGGAGTAATTGCTGCAAGTGCAGGAAATCATGCTCAAGGAGTTGCATTATCGGCTTCAATCTTTGAGATAAAAGCGGTTATAGTTATGCCAGAAGCGACACCGCTTACAAAGGTAAATGGTGTTAGAAATTATGGAGCAGAAGTTATTTTACATGGTGCAAATTATGATGAAGCGTATGCTCACGCACTAGAATATGCAAAGAAAAACTCACTTACTTTTGTTCATCCATTTGAAGATGAAGAGGTAATTGCAGGACAAGGTACGGTAGCGCTTGATATTTTAGATAAGTGCCAAGACCTTGACGCTGTTGTAATACCAGCGGGTGGAGGCGGACTTATCTCTGGAATGGCATGTGCGATTAAGAGTGTAAACCCTAATATCGAGGTAATTGCAGTAAGTGCGAAGGGCGCACCTGCTCTTAAGAACTCTTATGATTTAAAATCACCAATAGATAGCCTTAGTGTAAGAACTATCGCCGATGGTATAGCTGTTCGTGATACTTCCGCTATCACTTTAGCCTACATGCTAGAGAGTGTTGATAGATATATCAGCGTTGATGATGAAGAGATTGCAAGTGCTATTTTATTTTTACTTGAGAAACAAAAACTTGTAGTTGAGGGTGCTGGAGCTGTTGGAGTCGCTGCACTTTTACATGATAGGCTCTCTCACTTAAAGGGTAAAAAAGTAGCCATTGTTTTAAGTGGCGGAAATATGGACGTAACGCTTCTCTCTGTAATTATAGAAAAAGGACTTCTAAAGTCTGGCAGAAAGATGAAGCTAACCGTTACACTTGTAGATAAACCAGGCTCACTTATGCGCTTTACTCAGATACTCCAAGAGCTAAATGCAAACATAGTTCATATCGCTTATGACAGGACTTCTATCTCTTTAGATTATGGTGATGCAAATGTTATGGTACATGTAGAGACAAAAGGTGAAGAGCATCAGCAACAGATATATAGAGTGCTAAGAGAAGAAAACTACATAAGAGATTAA
- a CDS encoding TIGR02757 family protein codes for MSEKNSIIYIKEKLDAEVIKRNCEGEICEERLDPIMVAHKYKDPTISLICALFAYGNVKQIVKFLNSLDFELLKKSDEEINEALKNHYYRFQKSEDVIALFIALKRVEEKSTLRDIFKSGYDNNRDVVEGINALIKALQEIYPHSSMGYNFLISQITLKTKGSGALKRWMMYLRWMVREDNIDMGLWSGVDKSDLIIPLDTHTFNVSKKLGLLNRKSYDLEAAIELTAKLREFDESDPLKYDFALYRIGQEKLLID; via the coding sequence GTGAGCGAAAAAAACTCTATCATTTACATTAAAGAAAAACTAGACGCAGAGGTTATAAAACGCAACTGCGAGGGCGAGATATGCGAAGAGCGACTAGACCCCATTATGGTTGCACACAAGTATAAAGACCCAACTATATCGCTTATTTGCGCACTCTTTGCGTATGGAAATGTTAAGCAGATTGTGAAATTTTTAAACTCTCTTGATTTTGAACTGCTTAAAAAAAGTGACGAAGAGATAAATGAGGCTCTAAAAAACCATTATTACAGGTTTCAAAAAAGTGAGGATGTTATAGCTCTTTTTATAGCGCTTAAGAGAGTAGAAGAGAAAAGTACACTAAGAGATATTTTTAAGAGTGGTTACGACAACAATAGAGATGTTGTAGAGGGGATAAATGCACTTATAAAAGCTCTCCAAGAGATATATCCACATTCATCTATGGGATATAATTTTTTAATTTCGCAAATTACGTTAAAGACAAAAGGTTCAGGTGCTCTAAAGCGCTGGATGATGTATCTTAGATGGATGGTAAGAGAGGACAATATTGACATGGGGTTGTGGAGTGGAGTTGATAAAAGTGACCTTATTATCCCACTAGACACACACACTTTTAATGTCTCAAAAAAGCTAGGATTACTAAATAGAAAAAGTTATGACTTAGAAGCCGCAATCGAGCTAACTGCTAAGCTTAGAGAGTTTGATGAGAGCGACCCTCTAAAGTATGATTTTGCACTTTATCGAATCGGGCAAGAAAAACTTTTGATAGATTAG
- a CDS encoding helicase-related protein, producing the protein MSEKSIKTTKKYYDYVSVGNRTAQMAYFVQQHDKNRMFEELLKTLQNMQIIVLVKSKRNADEIMRYLNTKEIKSISVHGNHRVAQIEDAQKSFNSKETKILITTDRILEKLTPMEVHVVVNYDLPLEASDYFKALLLVDEIGQSISLIDPEDEGMLATIELMMKCEMAEVEMKHFEHTARETTTPKERINKPRHKKVEQRAKKKAEIKSKWVPSK; encoded by the coding sequence ATGAGCGAAAAAAGCATTAAAACAACTAAAAAATATTATGACTATGTGAGTGTTGGTAACCGAACTGCGCAAATGGCATATTTTGTACAACAACATGACAAAAACAGAATGTTTGAAGAGTTACTAAAAACTCTACAAAACATGCAAATTATTGTTCTTGTAAAGAGTAAGCGAAATGCTGATGAGATCATGAGATATCTAAATACCAAAGAAATCAAATCTATATCAGTTCATGGAAACCACAGAGTTGCTCAAATAGAAGATGCACAAAAATCGTTTAATTCTAAAGAGACAAAAATATTAATAACTACAGATAGAATCTTGGAAAAACTAACACCTATGGAAGTACATGTAGTTGTAAATTATGACCTTCCACTAGAGGCATCTGATTACTTTAAAGCTCTGCTTTTAGTTGATGAAATTGGTCAATCAATATCACTAATAGACCCAGAAGATGAGGGAATGCTAGCTACAATTGAGCTAATGATGAAGTGTGAAATGGCTGAAGTTGAGATGAAACATTTTGAGCATACAGCCCGTGAAACAACAACTCCAAAAGAGAGAATAAACAAACCTCGTCACAAAAAAGTAGAGCAACGAGCAAAGAAAAAGGCTGAAATAAAGTCTAAATGGGTGCCAAGCAAATAA
- a CDS encoding RNA polymerase factor sigma-54, with protein sequence MAQLRQTQSVENRHKLSNTLRNWLPILHSSLSDLGEAMSPFIDANPIIEISSGFEDSFEKLIPKKIGNSSVANTRTEQIEALTFVKKSLYDVLDEQIEAPLFPTPISQKIASFVVCNLDENGYYEGDSEEFCKNNAITIEEFEKVRLRFAHVEPVGVCAKNLLESFLFQLDSSDISDKVYPLAIKVIKDLENIYDYSNEAGFSEVMRVLTTFKNPPAIEYLEESAQVIPDLMIFFNDNDSIEVKLNDAFYPIINIDTSYSIEHDYVSQKIKEAKSLVDALDMRKATLYKVGLMIVEYQYEFFTGGAIMPLTLKTLADEFGHNPSTISRAIANKYIACDRGVYAMKEFFTTAIDEDVSNAAIKEFVIGVIKSENRKKPLSDMKLLELIQDKFKVQMVRRTIAKYRKQLNIAGSSERKKLYHLH encoded by the coding sequence ATGGCTCAACTAAGGCAGACGCAAAGCGTAGAAAACAGACATAAATTATCAAATACTCTACGTAACTGGTTGCCTATTTTACACTCAAGTCTAAGCGATTTAGGTGAGGCTATGTCTCCTTTCATTGATGCAAATCCAATCATAGAGATAAGCTCTGGATTTGAGGATAGTTTTGAGAAATTAATTCCAAAAAAGATAGGAAATAGCTCAGTTGCCAATACAAGAACTGAGCAGATAGAAGCACTTACTTTTGTTAAAAAATCACTCTATGATGTTTTGGATGAGCAGATAGAAGCACCACTTTTTCCAACTCCAATTTCGCAAAAAATCGCCTCTTTTGTGGTTTGCAACCTTGATGAGAATGGCTATTATGAGGGAGATAGTGAAGAGTTTTGTAAAAATAACGCTATTACTATAGAAGAGTTTGAAAAGGTGCGTTTACGTTTTGCACACGTTGAACCAGTTGGAGTATGTGCTAAGAATCTCTTAGAGTCATTTCTGTTTCAGTTAGACAGTTCAGATATAAGTGATAAAGTCTATCCACTCGCCATAAAGGTGATAAAAGATTTAGAAAATATTTATGATTATTCAAATGAGGCTGGATTTTCTGAGGTTATGCGGGTGCTTACAACATTTAAAAACCCTCCTGCTATTGAGTATCTTGAAGAGTCTGCACAGGTTATTCCTGATTTGATGATTTTTTTTAATGACAATGACTCAATTGAAGTAAAACTAAATGATGCGTTTTATCCGATTATAAATATAGATACAAGCTACTCAATAGAACATGACTATGTCTCACAAAAAATAAAAGAGGCAAAGAGCTTAGTTGATGCCCTTGATATGAGAAAAGCGACACTTTACAAAGTAGGGCTTATGATAGTTGAGTATCAGTATGAGTTTTTTACAGGTGGCGCTATTATGCCACTCACGTTAAAGACATTGGCGGATGAGTTTGGACATAATCCATCAACCATATCAAGAGCTATTGCAAACAAGTATATCGCCTGTGATAGAGGTGTTTACGCTATGAAAGAGTTTTTCACAACTGCTATTGATGAAGATGTGTCAAATGCAGCAATAAAAGAGTTTGTAATAGGTGTAATAAAAAGTGAAAATAGAAAAAAGCCACTAAGCGATATGAAGCTCTTAGAACTTATCCAAGATAAATTCAAAGTCCAAATGGTACGCCGTACTATTGCAAAATATAGAAAACAATTAAACATAGCAGGTTCAAGTGAGCGAAAAAAACTCTATCATTTACATTAA
- a CDS encoding CoA-binding protein, with product MECEFPTINSNKNEIQEIFKMAKTIAVIGLSPDETKASHRVAKYLQEQGFKIVPIYPKEETILGEKVYRSLLEIPFEVDMVDIFRKPKELENVANDCITRGDVKIFWAQKEIVNNEAAAKAKEHGMRVVQNMCTMVEHRALS from the coding sequence ATGGAGTGCGAATTTCCAACAATCAATTCAAATAAGAACGAGATACAAGAGATATTTAAGATGGCTAAAACTATAGCAGTTATTGGACTCTCTCCTGATGAGACTAAGGCAAGTCATAGAGTTGCAAAGTATCTTCAAGAGCAGGGTTTTAAGATAGTTCCTATCTATCCAAAAGAGGAGACTATTTTGGGCGAGAAAGTTTATCGCTCACTTCTTGAGATTCCTTTTGAAGTTGATATGGTGGATATTTTTAGAAAGCCAAAAGAGCTTGAAAATGTTGCAAATGACTGCATAACTCGCGGTGATGTAAAAATATTTTGGGCGCAAAAAGAGATAGTAAATAATGAAGCTGCTGCAAAAGCAAAAGAGCATGGAATGAGAGTTGTACAAAATATGTGTACGATGGTAGAACATCGCGCTCTTAGTTAG
- the tsaE gene encoding tRNA (adenosine(37)-N6)-threonylcarbamoyltransferase complex ATPase subunit type 1 TsaE, whose amino-acid sequence MKIYTLALDEIDTIVKDIAKEFKSGVIVLRGDLAAGKTTFVKKMAIYLGSDEEVTSPTFSLQQAYSKNIFHYDMYNHGLDHFISLGMLEELERDGLHFIEWGDERLIEILREAEIDVMSIDIEKISNNKREYKVCIY is encoded by the coding sequence ATGAAAATATATACTTTAGCCCTTGATGAAATAGATACTATTGTTAAAGATATTGCAAAAGAGTTTAAGAGTGGAGTAATTGTTTTGCGAGGTGATTTAGCAGCTGGAAAGACAACATTTGTAAAAAAAATGGCTATATATTTGGGAAGTGATGAAGAGGTGACTTCTCCCACTTTTTCTCTGCAACAAGCATACTCCAAAAATATATTTCATTATGACATGTATAATCATGGGCTTGATCATTTTATCTCTTTGGGAATGTTAGAAGAGCTTGAGAGAGATGGACTTCACTTTATAGAGTGGGGTGATGAGAGACTTATTGAAATTTTAAGAGAAGCTGAGATTGATGTGATGAGTATAGATATAGAAAAAATTTCTAATAATAAAAGAGAGTATAAAGTATGCATATATTAA
- the lptB gene encoding LPS export ABC transporter ATP-binding protein → MHILKAVNLQKRIKDLEIVKGMSLEVKSGEVVGLLGPNGAGKTTTFYMICGLVESSGGEVFFDDENLSGMPLHQRALKGIGYLPQEASIFKDLSVEENLLIAAEVKIKDKDAQEKRILELLDMFNIEPIRYRKGVSLSGGERRRVEIARALVNEPKFLLLDEPFAGVDPIAVMDIQTVIKQLVSYGIGVLITDHNVRETLSVCDRAYVIKAGSLLASGTSDEIGQNADVRTHYLGQEFKL, encoded by the coding sequence ATGCATATATTAAAAGCTGTAAATTTACAAAAAAGAATAAAAGATTTAGAGATAGTAAAAGGGATGAGCCTAGAGGTAAAGAGTGGTGAAGTTGTAGGACTCTTAGGACCAAATGGAGCTGGTAAAACAACTACTTTTTATATGATTTGCGGACTTGTAGAATCAAGCGGAGGAGAGGTGTTTTTTGATGATGAAAACCTCTCTGGAATGCCTTTGCATCAAAGAGCTCTAAAGGGCATAGGCTACCTTCCTCAAGAGGCATCAATCTTTAAGGATTTAAGCGTTGAAGAGAATCTTTTAATAGCCGCAGAGGTAAAGATAAAAGATAAAGATGCACAAGAGAAAAGGATTTTAGAGCTTTTAGATATGTTTAACATTGAGCCGATTCGTTATCGTAAGGGTGTAAGTTTAAGTGGTGGAGAGCGCCGTCGTGTTGAGATAGCACGCGCACTTGTAAATGAGCCGAAATTTTTGCTTCTTGATGAGCCTTTTGCTGGAGTTGACCCAATAGCTGTTATGGATATCCAAACAGTTATAAAACAGCTTGTATCGTACGGTATAGGAGTTTTAATAACTGATCACAATGTTCGTGAAACGCTTAGTGTTTGCGATAGAGCTTATGTTATAAAAGCTGGCTCACTTCTAGCAAGTGGAACAAGTGATGAGATAGGGCAGAATGCTGATGTTAGAACGCACTATTTGGGTCAGGAGTTTAAGCTCTAA
- a CDS encoding SLC13 family permease produces the protein MLDTRRHLERFINGEYKIALPYVFIAFLLSFLFAYFVAFLPTYQLSQKGVFTLFILLFAAALWASEAIPAFAVSLLVIALEIILLGFDDFNFSSNSKEWQYYLEPWSSPLIFLFLAGFIMAEAASKTKLDLWFAKRVLFFAGEEPKNIITAIMSITFILSMFVSNTATAAMMMSVLSPLLLSIKSNNPLRKALLLSVVIGANIGGMATIIGTPPNAIAVGMLKDNAPSFMEWIIIAMPPAVMMVFLMRLLIIKFYPSNQTYINLDALDGIEDDDGTAKESAKDLLPSWKKQIVILIFFITISLWLTSALHHIPTTVVSLLPIVAFTLFGIIDADDIRSIRWDVIILIIGGLSLGLGVSKYGLDVWFASLISSDGLSVLMVLGVFSYIVVVISNFMSNTAATNIMLPIVIAIVTTLSSDSSQIAAIAVALSASFAMSLPVSTPPNAIIYASGIVKSKDFLFIGVVTALIGPIFVLGWLSIYFG, from the coding sequence ATGTTAGATACAAGAAGACATCTTGAAAGATTTATAAATGGTGAATATAAAATAGCGCTTCCTTATGTTTTTATAGCATTTTTGTTATCGTTTTTATTTGCTTACTTCGTGGCTTTTTTGCCAACATATCAGCTATCACAAAAGGGTGTTTTTACTCTATTTATACTTTTATTTGCAGCAGCATTATGGGCTAGCGAAGCGATTCCCGCATTTGCTGTTTCGCTACTTGTCATTGCACTAGAGATTATTCTGCTTGGCTTTGATGATTTTAACTTCTCCTCAAACTCAAAAGAGTGGCAGTACTACTTAGAGCCTTGGTCATCTCCGTTGATATTTCTTTTTTTAGCTGGATTTATTATGGCAGAGGCTGCTTCAAAAACTAAACTTGATCTTTGGTTTGCAAAGAGAGTGCTTTTTTTCGCAGGAGAGGAGCCCAAAAATATTATAACAGCAATTATGTCGATAACATTTATTCTCTCCATGTTTGTCTCAAATACAGCTACAGCAGCTATGATGATGAGCGTCCTCTCGCCACTTCTTCTAAGTATAAAAAGTAACAATCCTTTGAGAAAAGCTCTTTTGCTAAGTGTTGTTATTGGTGCAAATATAGGTGGAATGGCGACAATTATTGGGACTCCTCCAAATGCCATAGCAGTTGGTATGTTAAAAGATAACGCTCCATCTTTTATGGAATGGATAATAATAGCGATGCCACCAGCGGTGATGATGGTTTTTTTGATGCGCCTGTTGATAATAAAATTTTACCCATCAAATCAGACATATATAAATCTTGATGCACTCGATGGTATCGAAGATGATGATGGCACTGCAAAAGAGAGCGCTAAAGATTTACTACCAAGCTGGAAAAAACAGATTGTAATCTTGATATTTTTTATCACAATTTCTCTTTGGCTTACATCTGCTCTTCATCATATTCCAACAACTGTAGTATCGCTTTTGCCTATTGTGGCATTTACTCTTTTTGGAATTATCGACGCTGATGATATTCGCTCAATTAGATGGGATGTAATCATTCTCATAATTGGAGGTTTGAGCCTTGGTTTGGGAGTATCAAAATATGGTCTTGATGTTTGGTTTGCTTCTTTGATAAGCAGTGATGGACTCTCTGTGTTAATGGTTTTAGGAGTTTTTAGTTATATAGTTGTAGTTATTTCAAACTTTATGAGCAATACAGCAGCAACAAATATTATGCTCCCTATTGTTATAGCTATAGTCACAACACTCTCAAGTGATAGTTCTCAAATTGCAGCTATAGCAGTTGCACTTAGCGCCTCTTTTGCAATGAGCCTTCCTGTTTCGACTCCACCAAATGCCATTATTTACGCAAGTGGTATAGTAAAATCAAAAGATTTTCTTTTTATTGGAGTAGTAACTGCGCTCATTGGACCTATTTTTGTGCTTGGATGGCTTAGTATCTATTTTGGGTAG